In Streptomyces sp. NBC_01717, one DNA window encodes the following:
- a CDS encoding L,D-transpeptidase, whose amino-acid sequence MNHNAKNAGANPATVLTWAGLLAVLAVLTGCTDSEPFISGKPGSSPYAIRITPQDGARDIRPDARVVVKVSDGRLEHVKVTQIEVAEQPANAERGKDAGQREMQGLISQDGLSWTPRGASGRLSLAAKYSVDVVALDGAGRRSARHSTFTTAVPQHRFTSSFEPDERSTVGTGMIVSFHFNRVIKNRAAVQRAIRITAEPAVDVVGHWFGGDRLDFRPAAYWKPGTEVTVAVALHDVEGAPGVFGTQRKTVTFTVGRSQVSRVDVADHTMEVRRDGRLLSKVPITAGAPATSTYNGKMVVTEMQEVTRMDGRTVGFGGEYDIKDVPHAVRITDSGTFVHGNYWAGGGVFGSANVSHGCVGLRDVKGGGGDTPAGWFFDRTIVGDVVEVVNSEDKKVAPDNGLGGWNLSWIQWKAGSALH is encoded by the coding sequence GTGAACCACAATGCGAAGAATGCGGGAGCGAACCCGGCCACCGTGCTGACATGGGCAGGACTGCTCGCCGTACTGGCCGTACTGACAGGTTGCACCGACTCGGAACCATTCATCAGCGGGAAGCCGGGGTCGTCGCCGTACGCGATCAGGATCACCCCGCAGGACGGGGCCAGGGACATCAGGCCCGACGCCCGGGTCGTGGTGAAGGTTTCCGACGGGCGGCTGGAGCACGTCAAGGTGACGCAGATCGAGGTCGCGGAGCAGCCCGCGAACGCAGAGCGGGGCAAGGACGCGGGACAGCGCGAGATGCAGGGTCTGATCTCGCAGGACGGCCTTTCCTGGACTCCGCGCGGCGCCTCGGGCCGGCTCAGCCTGGCCGCCAAGTACAGCGTCGACGTGGTGGCCCTGGACGGTGCGGGGCGCCGCTCGGCCCGCCACTCCACCTTCACCACCGCGGTCCCCCAGCACCGCTTCACCAGCAGCTTCGAGCCGGACGAGCGGTCGACCGTCGGCACCGGCATGATCGTTTCCTTCCACTTCAACCGCGTCATCAAGAACCGTGCGGCGGTGCAGCGGGCCATCCGGATCACCGCCGAGCCTGCGGTCGATGTGGTGGGGCACTGGTTCGGCGGCGACCGGCTGGACTTCCGACCGGCCGCCTACTGGAAGCCGGGCACCGAGGTCACCGTCGCGGTGGCGCTGCACGATGTGGAGGGCGCGCCCGGTGTGTTCGGCACCCAGCGGAAGACGGTCACCTTCACGGTGGGCCGCTCGCAGGTGTCCAGAGTGGACGTGGCCGACCACACCATGGAGGTACGCCGCGACGGCCGGCTGCTGTCCAAGGTCCCGATCACGGCGGGCGCCCCGGCCACGAGCACGTACAACGGGAAGATGGTGGTCACCGAGATGCAGGAGGTGACCCGGATGGACGGCAGGACCGTCGGCTTCGGCGGTGAGTACGACATCAAGGACGTTCCGCACGCCGTGCGGATCACCGACTCCGGAACCTTCGTGCACGGCAACTACTGGGCGGGCGGTGGGGTCTTCGGCTCGGCGAACGTCAGCCACGGCTGTGTCGGGCTGCGGGATGTGAAGGGCGGTGGCGGGGACACCCCGGCCGGCTGGTTCTTCGACCGGACGATCGTCGGGGACGTGGTCGAGGTCGTCAACTCCGAGGACAAGAAGGTGGCTCCGGACAACGGTCTGGGCGGCTGGAATCTGAGCTGGATCCAGTGGAAGGCGGGTTCCGCGCTCCACTGA
- a CDS encoding L,D-transpeptidase, translated as MNGQPISGTSVGTNGGRRGRGATGLLALVLGALLLLVTACGGGDTDAGSKGKNTGGGKNEDTTASQAVVTIAPKDGADSVATSGALKISADQGKLTTVKVADPKGAEVEGKIAADGTSWEPEQHLAAATKYSVHAVAKDSKGRQSAKDTTFTTLVPKNTFIGQYTPEDGSTVGVGMPVSIHFTRGITDPDAVEKAIEVTAEPSVPVEGHWFGNDRLDFRPEDYWAAGTKVTVKLNLDGVEGRPGVYGKQAKTISFTIGRRQVSTVDASTHRMKVVRDGKQIRDIPISAGAPATTTYNGQMVISEKLKVTRMNGDTVGFGGEYDIKDVPNAMRLSTSGTFIHGNYWGGPGVFGSTNTSHGCVGLQDVRGGWSKTTPAAWFFNHSIIGDVVVVKKSQDKTIQPDNGLNGWNMSWAEWTK; from the coding sequence TTGAACGGGCAGCCGATATCGGGGACATCGGTCGGGACGAACGGCGGGCGGCGTGGTCGGGGGGCCACCGGACTGCTGGCCCTGGTGCTGGGAGCGCTGCTGCTGCTGGTGACGGCATGCGGCGGGGGAGACACCGACGCCGGGAGCAAGGGCAAGAACACCGGCGGGGGCAAGAACGAGGACACGACCGCCTCGCAGGCGGTGGTGACCATCGCACCGAAGGACGGCGCCGACTCCGTCGCCACCAGCGGGGCGCTGAAGATCTCGGCCGATCAGGGCAAGCTGACCACGGTCAAGGTGGCCGACCCCAAGGGCGCCGAGGTCGAGGGCAAGATCGCGGCGGACGGCACGAGCTGGGAGCCCGAGCAGCACCTGGCCGCGGCGACGAAGTACAGCGTCCACGCGGTCGCCAAGGACTCCAAGGGCCGTCAGTCGGCGAAGGACACCACTTTCACCACCCTGGTCCCGAAGAACACCTTCATCGGGCAGTACACGCCGGAGGACGGCTCCACGGTCGGCGTCGGCATGCCCGTCTCGATCCACTTCACTCGCGGCATCACCGACCCGGACGCCGTCGAGAAGGCCATCGAGGTGACGGCGGAGCCGTCCGTCCCCGTCGAGGGCCACTGGTTCGGTAACGACCGGCTCGACTTCCGACCCGAGGACTACTGGGCGGCGGGCACCAAGGTGACCGTGAAGCTGAACCTCGACGGGGTCGAGGGACGCCCCGGGGTCTACGGCAAGCAGGCCAAGACGATCTCGTTCACCATCGGCCGCCGCCAGGTCAGCACTGTCGACGCGAGCACGCACCGCATGAAGGTCGTCCGCGACGGCAAGCAGATCAGGGACATCCCGATCTCCGCGGGCGCCCCGGCGACCACCACGTACAACGGACAGATGGTCATCAGCGAGAAGCTGAAGGTGACCCGGATGAACGGTGACACCGTCGGCTTCGGCGGTGAGTACGACATCAAGGACGTGCCGAACGCGATGCGGCTGTCCACGTCGGGCACGTTCATCCACGGCAACTACTGGGGCGGGCCCGGTGTGTTCGGCTCGACCAACACCAGCCACGGCTGCGTCGGTCTGCAGGACGTACGCGGTGGCTGGAGCAAGACGACCCCGGCGGCCTGGTTCTTCAACCACTCGATCATCGGCGACGTCGTGGTCGTGAAGAAGTCCCAGGACAAGACGATCCAGCCGGACAACGGTCTCAACGGCTGGAACATGAGCTGGGCGGAGTGGACCAAGTAG
- a CDS encoding enoyl-CoA hydratase/isomerase family protein codes for MTVTLEASDGVGTIRLDRPPMNALDVATQDRLRELAEEATRRDDVRAVVLYGGEKVFAAGADIKEMQAMDHTAMVVRSKALQDSFTAVARIPKPVVAAVTGYALGGGCELALCADFRIAADNAKLGQPEIMLGLIPGAGGTQRLARLVGPSKAKDLIFTGRHVKAEEALTIGLVDRVVPAAEVYEQAHAWAARLAKGPALALRAAKESIDAGLETDIDTGLTIERNWFAGLFATEDRERGMRSFVEEGPGKAKFL; via the coding sequence ATGACCGTAACCCTCGAAGCAAGCGACGGCGTCGGCACGATCCGGCTGGACCGCCCGCCCATGAACGCCCTGGATGTCGCCACCCAGGACCGGCTGCGTGAACTCGCCGAGGAGGCGACCCGGCGCGACGACGTGCGCGCCGTCGTCCTCTACGGCGGCGAGAAGGTGTTCGCGGCGGGCGCGGACATCAAGGAGATGCAGGCGATGGACCACACGGCGATGGTCGTACGGTCCAAGGCGTTGCAGGACTCCTTCACCGCGGTGGCCCGGATCCCCAAGCCGGTCGTCGCCGCGGTCACCGGCTACGCGCTCGGTGGTGGCTGCGAACTGGCGCTCTGCGCCGACTTCCGGATCGCTGCCGACAACGCCAAGCTGGGCCAGCCCGAGATCATGCTCGGTCTGATCCCCGGCGCGGGCGGCACCCAGCGGCTGGCCCGGCTGGTCGGCCCGTCCAAGGCCAAGGACCTGATCTTCACCGGCCGTCATGTGAAGGCCGAGGAGGCCCTGACGATCGGTCTGGTGGACCGGGTGGTGCCGGCGGCCGAGGTGTACGAGCAGGCGCATGCCTGGGCCGCGCGGCTGGCCAAGGGACCCGCCCTGGCGCTGCGCGCCGCGAAGGAGTCCATCGACGCGGGGCTGGAGACCGACATCGACACCGGGCTCACGATCGAGCGGAACTGGTTCGCCGGTCTGTTCGCCACGGAGGACCGTGAGCGCGGGATGCGCAGCTTTGTCGAAGAGGGTCCGGGCAAGGCGAAGTTCCTCTGA